CTTGCAGGAAGTCGAAATCTAAGGGGATTCCATTTTTTCTGACAAAATTGTAGCTACGCAGATTCCCTTCGTCCAACTCGCTTCTCCTTTTCAGGTACAGTAGTTTCAATGAATTTTGCTCCACAAATCCCTTTGGGGCATAGAAATTTTCAGTAGTTAGCCTAAACCTAACCTGGGCCTTTGGATTGAAGCCTCCTGGATCCTGGTACTTTTCGTCATCAATATGGATCATGCATCCTTTTTCGTTCAGCTCTTCAAAAAAATCATCTAAATTAAATTCAGGTTTTTCATTAAGATAAACTGCCGCTGGAAATTGTCGGTCAATTAAAAGAGCCTCCTGAAAAGAAGAGAGGTGAACAAGGATATCTGAGTATTTTGGATATCTATTTCGTGGATTAATGGCGATCGATTTCGTTACGATCTCTAATAGGCTATTCACTGGATATAATGGAAGGGCCTCAACAAGTACGGCTCCGAGGTCGTTCAGCCTTCGTTCATTATTCTGATCGGCAGAAAATGCATCTTCCCCTAGCATCCAATTCAGCATGCAAAGTCCGAGAGAATAAAGATCGGACCTGATCTCGATCGGATCCTCCTTCTTTTGAATAACCTCGGGTGCCGTAAAGGCAACTGTATGGCTGAGCTCGTACCCTGACTTACTCAATGTCCTTGCTAGGTCAACCAAGCCAAAATCAATTAAGACTGGTTGATTGTCCCTTTCTATTCGAATATTTTCAGGATGAATATCTTTATGGAAAACTCTTCGGGATTGAGCTTCACTTAATGCATGAACAAGAATTTTCCAGCATTGAACTATTTCAAGAACTTCTTTTTTGGAGACTATCGGACCTTTTCCAATTTGGCTTTCCAGAGATGTTTGATTTTCAAGGAAGGGATATACAATAAAGAAGTGTCCGAGCTCAATATCAAATCCACTGTCCACCGGCGCATTAATGGCTGGAGAATTCAAACGCCCCAGCTTCCTTGCCATATCCCGAAATGTCCTTTGAGCTCCTTCTGTAGGTTGCAACCCTTTTATTACTTTACAGAAAAAACACTTCTGGCTTTCAGGATGTTGCACCTCAAAAGTCCAGCTATGAGCTCTTTCTGACAATTGTCGTATTATTGCGTATTTTCCAATTTGGATTATTTCTGGCATAGTAGTGTTCAATCGATATGCTTTACCCAGCAATTTTAAGATATCAAAGAATAAAATGGAAAAGCAGACATTTGTGGTTTCTAAATAATAAACCCACTTTGTCTTACAAGTCGAGATTTATATGTAAATTTATACAAATTGATCCAAACTCCAGGCATTTTTAAACAAAAAGAGCGATAAGAAGCCCTAAGTGGCGATGGCGGAAGACAACGATATAAATAGTATTCAACCTCTCTTTTTATAATGAAATTGTATTTTTATACCTAAATACCTAGCTTCATTGACTTACGCCAAAGAGCGTTCCAAGTTAGTACTTGATGATCCTCTAATGGGGCAAATGCCACAAGTCCATCAAACCTCACTCACTTCTATTTAGAAGTGTAGTATTCCTCCGTCGCTTATTAAAATTTATAATTTTGATAAGCATCCTTCTGAATCGCCCCCCTGTCCTTGGAGGATTAAGAGTTTTTTCTTTGTAAGCGGAGAGGGAGGGATTAGCTTCGCTGATCCCGGAGCGGGATTTAAAACACAAACAAACCAAAAATTCCCGATCCTTGGGGATCGGGAACCTTTGATTTGTTTGCGGAGAGGGAGGGATTCGAACCCTCGGTTCCGCAAGCGGAACAACAGTTTTCGAGACTGCCCCATTCGACCACTCTGGCACCTCTCCGAAAAGCGCCCGCAAGTTAAAACATTTTTTCGGTGAAATAAACCGCCTTAATATTTATTGTGCCGGTCCAGTTCTCTTTTTGAGTCGCGATCTTTGATCGAATCTCTTTTGTCATGGATTTTTTTGCCTTTTGCAAGGGCAACTTCGATTTTGGCGAGGTTCCGGTCGTTAAAAAATACTTTGATGGGCACAATGGTATAACCTTTTTGCTCAATCGCTTTTTTCAACTTCTGCAACTCTCTTTTTTTCAGCAGTAGTTTTCGCTCCCGGGTGGGGACATGATTGTTATAGGAACCTTCAGTGTATTCGGCAATGTTCATGCCCCAGATATACAACTCTTCCCCCTGAAAAGCGCAGTAAGCTTCCTGCAGGTTGACTTTGCCATTCCGCAGAGATTTGACTTCTGTTCCGGTCAGCAAAACCCCTGCATCAAACCGCTCTTCCAGTTGATATTCAAACCCTGCTTTGCGGTTGCTTACGATCGTGGTATTTCTTCCTTTAATAGTCACCTTTATAGGTTTTATAAATATTTCTCTTCAATAATCTGTCGGTGATACTGCACATGCCCACCGATAATATAAAAAACGGCGCGACAGGATACGGGTTTACCGTTTGCCAGGCCTATTTGTTCAAAACTTTCTTCCGGCATTCCGTTGATCAGACTGAGTGTGGCTGTTCGTACGGTCGAAAATTCCTGAATGAGGTCATCCCAGTTTCTGAAAGCAAATTTTCCCGATGGAATATAGTCATCTTGCTCAAATCCTTCAATGGGTGTTTCATCTCCACGCCCGATCCGAAGCGCCCGATAAGCCATAATTCGCTCGCAATCAATTATATGACCCAGTACTTCTTTCAGTGACCATTTGCCTTCGTCATAGCGGTAATCGTGTTTTTCGGAGGGAATTTGCCTGAAAAAAGATTCTATTGCAGCCTGTTGCTGGTTGAGATAGGATTTTATTTCTGCCTCTTTGGGTATCAGCCGGATATAGCTGAAATAGTAGGGCGCGTATTCATCGGGTAGCGGATAGCCAGTCATCAAAAAGTTTTTTTGTCTGTAAATGTTTGATTTAACCTTCTGTCTTTCTCACGAGTGTCCGGTAAGTGTAGGCAAATTCATTTTTTTCGTCTGCCTGATGAGATTCCACTTCCGTGATTTCCCAGTTTTCTACGTTGGAAAGATGAAAAAAGGTATCTCCTTCTACGTCTGCATGAACTAAAGTTTCATAAATCTTCGAAATGTAACCTTTTTCTACTCCTTCCTGAAATAATGCCGTTCCTCCTACGATAAAAATTTCGGTAGTATCCTCACAAAGTTCGATGGCCGATTCGAGTGAATGTGCCGTTTCTGTGCCTGGTGCGGAAAACGCCGGATTGCGGGTAATGATAATATTTCGTCTGCCCGGCAGGGGTTTTCCGATAGATTCGTAGGTTTTTCGCCCCATCAGAATCGGTTTTCCCATCGTCAGTTGTTTGTACCGCTTCAGATCCGCCGGCAGCCGCCAGGGGATCGATTGGTCTTTTCCGATAACCGCATTTTCTGAAATAGCGTATATGGCACTGATAGTTGGCATATTTTTTTGAGGCTGAAAATACTATATCTTTGCGGGATGAAAAACTATTGGCTGATTGCTGTGATGATTTTGTTGCTTGGCTGCGGTGAAAACAAACCTGAAGGCATCATTCCGGAGGAAGAAATGGCCGCCGTTCTCGCCGATATCCATATCATGGAAGGGGTCGGCGACGCCAATATTCGCCAGATAAAAGCGCGGAAAAATTTCAGGGAAGATATGCACGATGAAATTCTGAAAAAACACGGGCTTGACCGGGCAACATTCTTTAAGAGCTACGAGTACTATATCAAAAATCCAATCCTGATGGATTCCATGTACTACCGGATGATCAAAGAATACGATGTCAAAATGGAGCAATCCTACGACAAATCCTACGGTAATGACGATCCTAATGTAACTAAACCCGGTGCAGCGGGCATTCAATAATGAAGTGTGTTCACCCACATACATTCGAAAAACTTGGCTTTGATGAAATTCTGGCTCATGTGGCAGACTACGCCATGAGTGAAGAAGCAAAGGCTGAAGTTCTCCATATTCGTCCGGAAAAATCGGCAGAATCTATTCTCTCCGAATTACATAAAGTCCGCGAATTTAAAGATATCCTCGACTTTGGCGACCCTTTTCCTGCGCTTCGTTTCAGCGCGGTTTCGCCCATTCTCGCCCAGCTGGAAGTTGTGGGAAACTGGCTCAATCGCCAGGATTTACACGCTTTCCTCGGTTGGCTGGTAATCATTCGGGAGGTTACTCATTATCTCCGGCAGCGAAAAGATAAATATCCGGAATTGCATGAGTTGGTCAATCATCTGGCTTTTGATGCGGGACTGATCAAAAAAATAGAAGAGGTACTGGACGAAAGAGGCAATATCCGCGATAATGCCTCCCCGGAGCTGGCCCTCATTCGCAAGCAGCTGATTTCTACTGCCAACGATCTTCGCAATACTTTGTATAAAGTGCTTCGTATAGCCAATGAGCAAAACTGGAGCACGGAGAAAGAAATTACTATCCGCAACGACCGTTTGGTCATCCCGGTAAAAGCTGAAGCCAAAAACCAGGTGGCGGGTTTTATTCAGGATGTATCTCAGACCGGCGGAACGGTTTATGTCGAGCCGGCAGAGGCGCTTCCGCTCAATAACCGCATGCGCGAACTTCAGTTTGGTGAGCAGAACGAAATCATACGCATTCTCCAGAAAATCTCTGCGGTTATTCGCCAGTCTCTCGAAGGGTTGCGCGGGTTCCGGGAAATAATGACCCATGTGGATATTATCCAGGCCAAAGCCCGGCTGGCTGTGGATCTTGATGCCGGCCTTCCCGCTATTGAACCGGAAGGTGAAAAGCTGGATATCATTCGGGGATATTATCCGCTGCTCGTCCTTAAAGCCAAACAAAATCCTTTTGAGGTTGTGCCGCTCAATCTGAAAATGGATACCACCGACCGTATTGTGCTGATCTCTGGTCCCAATGCCGGAGGGAAGTCTGTTACCCTGAAAACTATCGGGCTGCTGCAACTGATGCTTCAGTCGGGGTTTTTGATTCCCGTAGATGAAAGCTCCGTTTTCCGTCTGTTCGATTCTCTGTTTCTCGACATTGGCGACGAACAATCCGTAGAAAATGACCTGAGTACCTATACTTCTCATCTGTTTCAGATGC
The Bacteroidia bacterium DNA segment above includes these coding regions:
- a CDS encoding dihydrofolate reductase, encoding MPTISAIYAISENAVIGKDQSIPWRLPADLKRYKQLTMGKPILMGRKTYESIGKPLPGRRNIIITRNPAFSAPGTETAHSLESAIELCEDTTEIFIVGGTALFQEGVEKGYISKIYETLVHADVEGDTFFHLSNVENWEITEVESHQADEKNEFAYTYRTLVRKTEG
- the smpB gene encoding SsrA-binding protein SmpB, whose protein sequence is MTIKGRNTTIVSNRKAGFEYQLEERFDAGVLLTGTEVKSLRNGKVNLQEAYCAFQGEELYIWGMNIAEYTEGSYNNHVPTRERKLLLKKRELQKLKKAIEQKGYTIVPIKVFFNDRNLAKIEVALAKGKKIHDKRDSIKDRDSKRELDRHNKY
- a CDS encoding DUF4296 domain-containing protein, which gives rise to MKNYWLIAVMILLLGCGENKPEGIIPEEEMAAVLADIHIMEGVGDANIRQIKARKNFREDMHDEILKKHGLDRATFFKSYEYYIKNPILMDSMYYRMIKEYDVKMEQSYDKSYGNDDPNVTKPGAAGIQ
- a CDS encoding DinB family protein; protein product: MTGYPLPDEYAPYYFSYIRLIPKEAEIKSYLNQQQAAIESFFRQIPSEKHDYRYDEGKWSLKEVLGHIIDCERIMAYRALRIGRGDETPIEGFEQDDYIPSGKFAFRNWDDLIQEFSTVRTATLSLINGMPEESFEQIGLANGKPVSCRAVFYIIGGHVQYHRQIIEEKYL